The Thermacetogenium phaeum DSM 12270 genome segment GCCTGCAGCTCCAGCAGATCTTTTATGATCTCCACCAGGGCCACCACCAGTCCCAGCAAACCTTCCTTGAGATTATCCTCGTTGATCTGGATTGGCAACTTTACTCCCCCTCACCCAGTCCTTCTCCATAAAGCCGTATTCTATCATCGTCTCTACGGCAGCAACAACTGCCCGGAGATTTATTCCTATCAACGGGATGTTGGCGACCCCGATGACCAGATCGAGATGGAGAACCAGTCCCTTGTTGAGCAGTCTGTCCAGAACATCGGCGAGTGCACCCGGTCCTTCCCTCGTTGGGTCCACTGTAAGACCACCACCAGATGATTGCGTTGAACAGCGGTTGAGGTCGGTCAAGAGCCTCTCATGGGGGTTGAAAGCGGTCTGAACCGGCCAGGCGATCGACAAAGGCTCAGTATCATAATATGCTTCCTTATCGCTTATCCATGACATGACCCTGGGCGGGAGATAAAATAATTTGCTCTTGACGGGGCTCGGGTTTTGAACATCGCCGGGGGTCCTGCATATATTGTATTGTACGGTTCCTTCTGAAAACGGCACAGGCGGTTCGGAGGTAGAGGATGAAGGCCGTAGGCGACGGAATGGCTCGGAACCGCATGGTACGGTAAATAACTTTGAGGGGTGAGGATTGATGAGCAGTCTGGTCGAAAACATGGAAGAGCTGGCCTCCGAAATAATCTCCTCGTTCAGAAACCGGAGAAAGAATCTCCATGAGCTGCAGGAGGAAGTCAAGAACCTTTTGAGACTGTTCGAAACGGAGAGGCTGGAGATGAGGGCCGGGCTCCAAAAAGAGCTCCACGATTTCATAAACGATCTGGAAGTCAGGGTGAATAAGCTCCTGGCGGAGTTCGAGGAGGAGAGGTACAGAGCCGAGCAGATATGGATGGAAATGGAGAATAAGATGGAGCATTTGAGAAGGGTGAAATGACGTTCCCGGCGGTTTCCCGATACCGGGCGGTGTTGCGGTGGCCGTCGGTTTGCTTATCCGATGCCGGGTGAAACCGGCCGGCTGGTGTTTCAAATGGGATCTCCTGAAATGCCCGGGAACCTTCCTTCCCGGGCAAAAACTGGTGAGGTGAGAAGATGAACCAGCGGATACTATTGACATCGCAGTTTCCGGATATCTCCGGAGACTTTGTTATAACGGAGCACCTTCAGAAGTTGATCGACAGGGCGCTGTCGTATTTAAAGGCGGGTTTCCCGGTGCATTTTCAGGGGCCTTCCGGAACGGGTAAGACCGCTTTGGCGTTTTATCTGGCCCGCCGCCTGGATCGCCCGGTTATGCCGATCCACGGCGATTCCGAACTGGATTCCGGCGATATCGTGGGAGGCCCGTCCGGCTACAGCCATACCCTGTATATCGATAATTTCGTTCATTCGGTGCTCAAAAGGAAGGAAGAGTGGGAACGGCAGTGGATAGTAGGGCGCCTGACCATGGCGTGCAGGGAAGGCATGACCCTGGTTTACGACGAATTCACCCGTTCGCATCCTGAGGTCAACAACGTCCTATTATCGGTGCTGGAGGAGGGGGTGCTGCAGCTACCCGGGGTTAAAGCCGGTGAAAAGTACGTGCGGGTGCACCCGGGTTTTAGGGCCATTTTTACCAGCAATCCCGAGGAATACGCCGGTGTTTACAAGAGCCAGGATGCCCTGCGCGACCGGATGATCACCATTGAGCTGGGGCAAATGGATCTGGAGACCGAGATCAGGATCACCGCCCGGAGGTCAGGTCTCGCCGAGGATCAGGCTACGGTGGTTGTGAATGTGGTCAGGAACTTTGCCGGTGCCTTTCCGGGCTTCACCAGCACTCAGCGCCGGAGCATCATGATCGCCAAGCTCGTCAGGGAGCAGGCCCTTTCCTTTGACAGCCCGCTCTTTCAGGAGGTTTGCCTGGACGTCCTGGGTTCCGAAGTGACCCGCAAGAACGGCAACCCCGTGCCGCGAGAGGTGCTGGAAAAGAAGATGGCGGCGGTGATTGCCGGGGTATTATCACCGGAAGGGAGGCAGGAGGATGAGCCCTCTTACAGAGGCTTTCGATTCGGCGGCTTTATCAAGTAGGTGGGGTAGCGACGGCGTCTATTTCGAACTGTACAAACTGGCCTCGGAACAAAAGCGGCTGGGGAAGCTGCGCCTGAATCTGGAAAGGCGGATGAGGTCCATCGACGACAGGCTGGCGGAGATAGCCCTTGCCATGCAGAGGCTGCAATCGCACCCCTGTTTGGCGAAACAGAACCGAACGGAGGTGTAGAGCGGGGTGTGGGATAAGCTCTTTAAGGAAGTCGGGGATTTGTTGCGTTTTATCCAACAGGCGGGAGAAGAAGGGGTGGAAATCAGCCGGAGGGGTACACTCGGACCCTCCTCCGGCAAGGCTCCCGCAGTCTACGACTTTCATCTGAAAATGGGTTCCCTGGCCCCTCCGGGGGCAGGGGAGAAGGGCCGGGCCGGCGGCCGGGTGTCGTACGAGGGGGATGCCTGCGGCCCCCGGGCGGTGGAACCGGTGGTGGATCTTTTCGAGGATCCGGGTTGGTTGATCGTCGTCGCCCAGTTGCCGGGGACGGCGGAGCAGGAGCTGAAGCTGGTCGTGGAGGGGAGTGCGCTGGTCATCGGGGGAGGGGAAGGAGAGCGAAGGTATACCTGTCGGGTTCCCCTGCCCTTTCCTCCCGTCCTTGAAAGGTGCCAGGTATCTTTCACGAACGGGGTGCTGGAGTTGCGCATTCCGACGGAAAACGGGGCGGAGCAGGGCTCCGCGAAGGGGGACGACCCTTGGCCGAGCTGATCTTGACGGCGGCGGAGGCGATGGCGAAGGATGTCGGCCGGGGGAACGTCCGCATCGACCCGGCTGATATGGCCGCGGCCGGCCTGGTGGCCGGGGATGTGGTGGAGATCACCTGCAAGCGAAGCACCGTGGCCCGGGTGCTGCCGGCCTACCCAGAATTCCGCGGCCGGGGGCTGATGCAGATCGACGGCATAACCCGGCAGAATGCGGGAATCGGCCTGGGAGAAAAGGGGCGGATTCGCCGGGTTGAGGTGCGGCCCGCGTTGCAGCTGGTTTTGCTGGCCAGGCAGGGCCCCGGCCCCTTTGAAAAGGAGGGACGGCAGTTGAGCCGGCTCTTGCTGGGGGTTCCCGTTGTCAAGGGGGACGGCGTCAGGATCGAGTACTTCGGCTCGGCCCTGGATTTTACGGTGCTCGAGACGGTGCCGGCGGGACCCGTGCTCATCGAGGCCGCCACGGGGGTTAAGGTGAAGCTGGAAAAAAGGGACGGCGAAGGACAGGCTTCCGTCAGCTACGAGGATATCGGCGGTTTGGGCAAAGAGATCCGCAAGATCCGGGAGATGCTGGAGCTACCTTTAAAATATCCGGAGGTCTTCGCCCACCTGGGGATCGACCCCCCCAGGGGTGTCCTGCTTTATGGGCCTCCCGGTACCGGCAAGACCCTGATCGCCCGGGCGGTGGCCCATGAAACCAACGCCTGTTTTCTCCACGTGAACGGGCCCGAGATCATTCACAAGTACTATGGGGAAAGCGAGGCCAGGCTCCGGGAGATATTCGAGAAGGCGCGCGCCAACGCTCCCAGTATCATTTTTCTCGACGAGATCGATGCGGTGGCCCCCAGGCGGGAAGAGGTGCACGGGGAGGTGGAAAAGAGGGTCGTGGCCCAGCTCCTGGCGTTGATGGACGGCCTGGAGTCCCGGGGACAGGTGGTGGTGATCGGGGCCACCAACATCCCCAACGCCCTGGATCCGGCCCTACGCAGGCCCGGCCGCTTCGACCGGGAGATCGCCATCGGAGTTCCGGATCAGAACGGCCGGCTGGAGATACTGCAGATCCATACCCGGGGGATGCCGCTGGCGAAGGACGTCCTGCTGGAGGAGATTGCCGGGCTCACCCACGGCTTTGTGGGGGCGGATCTGCAGGCCCTGTGCAAGGAGGCGGCCATGCTGGCCCTCCGCCAGGCCCTGCCGCAGCTGGAGGGGGGCAGCCCCGGAGGGACCTCGCTGGAGATCGTGGACCGGTTGCAGGTGTGCCGGAGGCATTTCCTCCAGGCCCTGAACGAGGTGGAGCCCTCCGCCCTCCGCGAGGTTTATGTGGAGATCCCCCATGTCGAGTGGGAGGAGGTCGGGGGGCTGGAGGAGATCAAACGGGAACTGAGGGAGGCGGTGGAATGGCCGCTCTTTTACCCCGAGCTCTTGAGAGAGGCCGGGGTGGTGCCGGCCAAAGGCATACTCCTGGTCGGCCCGCCGGGGACGGGGAAAACCCTGCTGGCGCGGGCCGTGGCCTCGGCCAGCAAGGCCAATTTCATCTCGGTCAAGGGCCCCGAACTCTTTTCCAAATGGGTGGGGGAATCGGAAAGGGCGGTGCGTCAGATCTTCCGGAAGGCGCGCCAGGCCACCCCCTGTATCGTTTTCTTCGATGAGATCGACGCCCTGGTGAGCTCCCGCGGCTCCGACGGCGATCCGACCTCGGACAAGGTGCTGGGCCAGCTGCTGACGGAGATCGACGGCATCGAAGGGCTGCGGGGGATAATCGTCCTGGCGGCAACCAACCGGCCGGACCGCATCGATCCGGCGCTGCTGAGGCCCGGCAGGTTCGATCTGGTTCTGACCCTGCCTCTGCCGGACCTGCGGTCCCGGGAGCAGATCCTGAGGATTCATACCGCAGGCAAGCCTCTGGCCGGGGATGTCGACCTGGCCGAACTGGCCGGGGAAACCGAAGGGTTTTCAGGGGCCGACCTCCGGTACGTCTGCTGGCGGGCCTCCTGGCTGGCGATCAGGAGGTTTCTCGCAGCGAATTACCGGGAGGGAGGGGCAAAGCGGGTTCCCCTCCAGGTCGAGAAGGAGGACTTCCAGCATGCCCTCGCCCTTTTAAAGGCCGGAGGCCGGGTATAAGGGGGGCGGCGCCAAAAAGGCCCTCCCGCCGGTAAAGGGGCGGGAGGGCCTTTTCATGAGGCGTCGACTAATCGATCTCTTTATCCTGTTCTGCAATCCAGAGCACGATGCGGCGGAACCTGTTGAATTCTACGAATATCTCCGGAGAGAGCAGGAGGATGTTTCCGTAGAACTTGATCCACTCGGGAGTCACCTTCATGAAGGCGAATCCTCCGTCTTGTAATCTGACGATCCAGAAGATCTTGTGCCTGGTGGCGACGAAGAAGCTGTCGGTCACATACCCGCTGCCGGAGGCTCCCTCTTTCCCGGGCTCGAAGTCGAAGGCAAACGCCTTCGGCGGCCTCTTGGTCCTTTCCAGGGCTTTCAAAACTTCCGCCAGATCGGCGAGTTCCTCCGATTCGATGTTTTCGTAATCGATGACGGCTTCCATATTCATACCCCCTTTGGTGGTTTTACTACCATTATATTCCATGATCGTGTAAAAGGTGCTGAATTATACCCCGCAGGCGTGACGTTTTTCCGTACCAGTCATCGGCCCGGCCGTTGCAGGCATATAATTAGTAGGGTCAACCACCGGGAAGGGGGAGGAAAAGATGGCTGCGCGGCTGGAACCGACCAGGGAGCGGGGATCAACCCTGGCCGATGTGGTGGAGCTGATTCTGGATAAGGGGCTTGTGATCAATGCCGATATCACGGTATCGGTGGCCGGCGTGGAGCTCCTGGGTATAAAAATAAAGGCGGCTCTGGCCTCCTTTGAGACTGCCGCCCGATTCGGCCTGGAGTTTCCTTCGGGGGTGAACCGGGAGACTGCGGCCTGGCGCGAGGCCGAAACGGTCAAGGAAATGTGTCCCCAGTGCGGTAAACGGGTGAATGTCTATGAGCTGCTGAACGACCAGTGCCCGTGGTGCGGCTGGGAGAGCGCCCGGGCCCGACAGAACAAACTGCAGGCGATGCCGCTTCCCAGATAAATGCCGGCGCCGTCACCGGCAGGGTAACGCAAAGGCGGTTTATCCTTGCGCCGGCTACCGGATTCCGGTTGGGCTTCAACGGTTGTTTCCGCTCGCTCCTGTTGCGCCCCGGACATCACCCAGGGCTCGCCCGGACCGATTCTAAGGCGGCTGCGGAACCATGTTGTAATTCGCCGCTAAAAGGCCGATCTCGTATGATGTCCTTGACAGCTTCTCAAGGTATGCAAGCGGTACCAGTCCTCGCCGCCTGAACCGGTGGCTTCGCTTGTGCCCGGTGATGTTACCCGGTTCTCCATAAGTCGCTCGCAGGGAACAACCTTGCGCCGGTGGTATGTAAACCTCCTGTTTCGCACCGGATGCCGTTAGCCGCTCCTCAGTCAAGGAAGGGTAACAACTTCGCGGGGTGACGGGCCGGCTGGGATAAACCGGACATTTTTAGGACAAGGGGGGAAAATCGGATGAGTGAGGATCTGGCCGTGGCCGGCGGCAATAATCAAGGAGTTGCCACGGTCCCGGGCGGACGTTATGTCTATTGCGTGGCTCCGGTCGTTGATTTGGAGGGCAAAGGGTTGCAGGGGATTGACGGGAATCGCGTCTATCAGATAGCCTTTCGGGATATCGGTGCCCTGGTGCACGATTGCCCCGATGTCCCTTATCAGGGGGGGGATGAGCAGGTAAGGGCATGGCTTCTGGCACATCACCGGGTGATCGAGGCGGTCTGGGATGCGGCGGGGACGGTGCTTCCCATGACCTTTGACATGATCATCAAGGGGGATGCGGGGTGTACTGCCGGCGACCGGGTGGTGCGCTGGCTCGAGGACAATTACGAGGCCTTTAAGAACAGGCTGGAGTTCTTTCGCCGTAAGGCGGAACTGAGAATCCGGGTTATCTGGGAGCGGGGACCGTTATTGAGGATAGCGGCCTGTGAGGATCCGGAAGTGAAACGGCTGCAGGTGGAAATGGAAGGCAAGCCCCAGGGTATGGCCTTTTTTTATAAACGCAAGATCGAGAAACGGATTAGAGAGGTGGTCGACGGGCTTGCCGACGGCATCTACCGGGATTGTCTGAACAGGCTCCGGCCTTTGGTGGCAGCATGTCGGGAGGAGAAACCCAGGCGCCTGGAGGGGAAGGAAATGCTGTTAAACCTCTCCGTTCTCGCGGAGGAGGCGAGGATCGAAGATATCGGCAACCTCTTGGGGGAAATCCAGGAGCGGGAGGGATTTGAGGTGATCTTTACGGGGCCCTGGCCTCCTTACAGTTTTGCGGCGGAGGAGGTCGGGGCGGAGATTAATTAGAAAGGGGTGAGAGAGGTGAAGGAGTGTACCGATGTAAAGAAGGAGGCAAAGGGGGCGATTATACGCCTGGCCAGGCACCTGGAGGCCACGGGCCACGCCTGCGAAGCCCGGGATCTGTATCTGAAATTGATGAATGAGTATCCGGAGAGCGAGGAGGCCTTCGAGGCCAGGAAGTCGCTCTTGTCGCAGGCGCGGGAATACGAGCGGCGGGGGATGGTTCACAACGCCCTGGATATCTACCGGATACTGTTGCTGGGATAATCTACGCGGTTCCGCAATAGAGGGTTGGGTCTTCGGGACGACGCGGAAAAGGTAGCCGTTAAAAGAAAAGGCTGCCCGGGGGAATGGTTTGAGGGCAGCCTTGACGGTTCTTCTCCGGCGTATTGCACCACCTGATCGTGGAATTAGGCGGCTATAACGGGCGGAGGCGAGGCGAGTTTGGTCAGGCCGATGGCTTCCGCATACTTTAAGTAGGTTTCGACTCCCGCCACAACCACTCTGGCTTCCACTGACAGCAGCTCAATACCCAGTAGCGTAACCCTTACCCAGGCATCGATAACCAGACCTTTATCGAGGATGCGGTCTATGACTTCTACCAGGCTGTTGGCGTCGGTGCTTTTTTGGATTGCCATATTATACCATTCCTCCTCTTGCGTAATAGACTGGCAAGGTGCTGTTTATTTCTATTCCCAATATATGAGGAACGTTGGCGATGTGTTCACCGTCCGGGTAGAAATTTGGGCGCATTAAAAACTTTCGGCCGGAGTTGCCTCCGGCCGTTCTTCCTGCTATTCGTAGCTCAGGGCCTCCGCCGGTTTCAGGCCGGCCGGGTAATAACCGAAAAAGATCCCTACCATCAGCGCGAAGGCCACGGATATGAAGAGACGATGATGGTGTCCCTCTCCTGCAGGCCGCTCTTGATCTCCACGTTCAGGTCGTAGGAGATGCCGGTCTCTACCTGCTGCAGCTGGGGCTTCCCGTGCTGCATTACCACCACGAAGCCGGAGCCGGTGGCGGAGACCGGGTCGCTTGAGGATGTGCTCTCTCCGCCGGTCCGGGAGTTCGAACTTCAGTTGCTGCTGCTAACCGTACCGGTGGCGTAAAGCCGGCTGCCGTCACCGTCCCCGGTCTGGGTGCCGGAGCGCCGGTTGCCGCCGTTGCTCATCGCCGTGGTCACCATATAGGTCCTGGCAAAGTCCAGGCCTCCTGGGGCACTGTGAGCACATGGCTTGCGGAATCGACGATGATCTTGATGCTGGCCGGGAGACCGCTCTTGAGCAGACTGTAATCGTCGATGGAGATCTTGGCGTCGAACATCTGCACGTTGCTGACGGTGGTGGCCATCGGGGCGAGGTAGGCGATCTCCCCCGTAAAGTTTTCGTCCGGGTAGGTATCCACCGTGAAGGTGACCTTCTGGCCGGTTTTCACCTTGCTGGTATCGGGCCTCGTTGATCTTGGCGGAGAGCTGCAGCTCCGTGGAGGAAAGGTAGATGTAGAACTGGCTGCTGTCACTGCTGCTGCCGGAGGATACCGCCCCGCCTCCCGTCCACTGCCCGACATTGCCGTTGATCTCGGCCACGTAGCCGTCGAAACGGGCGATGATCCGGGCGTTGTCCAGGTTCTCCCGGGCCTGTTCCAGATAGGACCGGGCGGTTTGCAGGTTGGCCAGGACGATTCTGAGGTCGGCTTCGTGGCTGGTGGCTACCAGATTGCTATGGTCGCTCTGATATTTGGCCGGGGCCGACTGGTAGCTCTCCCTGCTGCTCTTTAGTTCGGCCTTGGAGATCACCCCGGCCTCGTACAGGGCCTGGTTTTGATCCAGGGGCCTTGGTGTTGTCCAGGGCGATCGGTGACCACCAGCTTATCGTAATTGGCCTGGGCGACGGTCAGGGACGCCTGAGCCCTGCTCGTAGGCGTGCTTGGGACGGGGTTAGCCGCCCCCTCCTACCCGATATTGAACGCTGCTTCGGGGAGAAGGGAGCGATCGACACTCCTGGATGAAATCTTCTTTGTTGACAAAGAGAAAACAGCCGGTCTATAATATAACTGTATTAACTGTAATAGTATAAATAATACGAGGAGGAGGTGTCTATGTTACAGCTGGATTACGGAGATCGGCGGCCTCTCTACGAACAAATCAAGGAAAAAATAAAAACTCTGATTATCAGCGGGGTTTTAAAACCTAATGAGCGAATACCGTCGGTGCGGGAACTGGCGCAGTTATTGACAGTCAATCCCAACACCATTCAAAAGGCCTACAAGGACCTGGAAGCGGAGGGATTCATCTACTCTGTTCGGGCCAAAGGCAGCTTTGTCGCTCACCTCGACCGGTCGAGCAATTACCACCGGCGGGAGGAACTGAGGCGGCAATTGGAAAAAATTGTGGCAGAGATGCTCTATCTTAACGAACCAATAGAACAGTTGATAGAGACCATCTATGCCGTTAAGAGAAAAGGGGGTCTGCTTGATGATTGAGGTGAGAGGGCTTACCAAGAGCTTTGGTAAATTGAAGGCCTTGGTGAACGTCGATATCAGTATTGAAAAAGGTGCCATTTACGGATTACTCGGCCCTAACGGTGCCGGTAAAACCACCCTCATCAAACACCTGGCAGGTGTCTACCGGCAGGATGCCGGGACGGTTGCCGTTGACGGGCAGCCGGTTTACGAAAACCCGGCCGTTAAGTCGTTTCTGGTTTATATACCCGATGAGCTTTATTTCTTCTCCCAATACAGTATTGAAGAGACGG includes the following:
- the gvpN gene encoding gas vesicle protein GvpN, which gives rise to MNQRILLTSQFPDISGDFVITEHLQKLIDRALSYLKAGFPVHFQGPSGTGKTALAFYLARRLDRPVMPIHGDSELDSGDIVGGPSGYSHTLYIDNFVHSVLKRKEEWERQWIVGRLTMACREGMTLVYDEFTRSHPEVNNVLLSVLEEGVLQLPGVKAGEKYVRVHPGFRAIFTSNPEEYAGVYKSQDALRDRMITIELGQMDLETEIRITARRSGLAEDQATVVVNVVRNFAGAFPGFTSTQRRSIMIAKLVREQALSFDSPLFQEVCLDVLGSEVTRKNGNPVPREVLEKKMAAVIAGVLSPEGRQEDEPSYRGFRFGGFIK
- the gvpA gene encoding gas vesicle structural protein GvpA produces the protein MAIQKSTDANSLVEVIDRILDKGLVIDAWVRVTLLGIELLSVEARVVVAGVETYLKYAEAIGLTKLASPPPVIAA
- a CDS encoding Hsp20/alpha crystallin family protein, encoding MWDKLFKEVGDLLRFIQQAGEEGVEISRRGTLGPSSGKAPAVYDFHLKMGSLAPPGAGEKGRAGGRVSYEGDACGPRAVEPVVDLFEDPGWLIVVAQLPGTAEQELKLVVEGSALVIGGGEGERRYTCRVPLPFPPVLERCQVSFTNGVLELRIPTENGAEQGSAKGDDPWPS
- a CDS encoding CDC48 family AAA ATPase, which produces MAELILTAAEAMAKDVGRGNVRIDPADMAAAGLVAGDVVEITCKRSTVARVLPAYPEFRGRGLMQIDGITRQNAGIGLGEKGRIRRVEVRPALQLVLLARQGPGPFEKEGRQLSRLLLGVPVVKGDGVRIEYFGSALDFTVLETVPAGPVLIEAATGVKVKLEKRDGEGQASVSYEDIGGLGKEIRKIREMLELPLKYPEVFAHLGIDPPRGVLLYGPPGTGKTLIARAVAHETNACFLHVNGPEIIHKYYGESEARLREIFEKARANAPSIIFLDEIDAVAPRREEVHGEVEKRVVAQLLALMDGLESRGQVVVIGATNIPNALDPALRRPGRFDREIAIGVPDQNGRLEILQIHTRGMPLAKDVLLEEIAGLTHGFVGADLQALCKEAAMLALRQALPQLEGGSPGGTSLEIVDRLQVCRRHFLQALNEVEPSALREVYVEIPHVEWEEVGGLEEIKRELREAVEWPLFYPELLREAGVVPAKGILLVGPPGTGKTLLARAVASASKANFISVKGPELFSKWVGESERAVRQIFRKARQATPCIVFFDEIDALVSSRGSDGDPTSDKVLGQLLTEIDGIEGLRGIIVLAATNRPDRIDPALLRPGRFDLVLTLPLPDLRSREQILRIHTAGKPLAGDVDLAELAGETEGFSGADLRYVCWRASWLAIRRFLAANYREGGAKRVPLQVEKEDFQHALALLKAGGRV
- a CDS encoding gas vesicle protein, whose amino-acid sequence is MSWISDKEAYYDTEPLSIAWPVQTAFNPHERLLTDLNRCSTQSSGGGLTVDPTREGPGALADVLDRLLNKGLVLHLDLVIGVANIPLIGINLRAVVAAVETMIEYGFMEKDWVRGSKVANPDQRG
- a CDS encoding gas vesicle protein; this translates as MAARLEPTRERGSTLADVVELILDKGLVINADITVSVAGVELLGIKIKAALASFETAARFGLEFPSGVNRETAAWREAETVKEMCPQCGKRVNVYELLNDQCPWCGWESARARQNKLQAMPLPR
- a CDS encoding HlyD family efflux transporter periplasmic adaptor subunit, with product MSGSGREAGRYPPAAAVTAASSTSTFPPRSCSSPPRSTRPDTSKVKTGQKVTFTVDTYPDENFTGEIAYLAPMATTVSNVQMFDAKISIDDYSLLKSGLPASIKIIVDSASHVLTVPQEAWTLPGPIW
- a CDS encoding GntR family transcriptional regulator, coding for MLQLDYGDRRPLYEQIKEKIKTLIISGVLKPNERIPSVRELAQLLTVNPNTIQKAYKDLEAEGFIYSVRAKGSFVAHLDRSSNYHRREELRRQLEKIVAEMLYLNEPIEQLIETIYAVKRKGGLLDD
- a CDS encoding tetratricopeptide repeat protein translates to MKECTDVKKEAKGAIIRLARHLEATGHACEARDLYLKLMNEYPESEEAFEARKSLLSQAREYERRGMVHNALDIYRILLLG
- a CDS encoding GvpL/GvpF family gas vesicle protein; protein product: MSEDLAVAGGNNQGVATVPGGRYVYCVAPVVDLEGKGLQGIDGNRVYQIAFRDIGALVHDCPDVPYQGGDEQVRAWLLAHHRVIEAVWDAAGTVLPMTFDMIIKGDAGCTAGDRVVRWLEDNYEAFKNRLEFFRRKAELRIRVIWERGPLLRIAACEDPEVKRLQVEMEGKPQGMAFFYKRKIEKRIREVVDGLADGIYRDCLNRLRPLVAACREEKPRRLEGKEMLLNLSVLAEEARIEDIGNLLGEIQEREGFEVIFTGPWPPYSFAAEEVGAEIN